The region CGCGTCAGATCGAAGGCGTGCGCCACTGCGTGCTTGAACCGGTGCATCGCCGCGTGCCGGAACCGGGACCGATTGTTTTCGCGCGCGGTATTGGCATTACCCTGACGGTCGATGAGCAGGCGTTCTCCGGCTTCAGTCCGTACCTGTTTGGCAGCGTGCTGGAGCGCGTTTTTGCCCGTCTGGTGGGCATGAACAGCTTTACCGAGTTCACGCTTAAGAGCCAGCAGCGCGGGGAAGTGGGTTACTGGCCGCCGCGCATGGGCAAGAGGGCGCTGATATGACCGAAACGCTGAGCAGCGCGCCGGTCATTACGCGCGCCAGTGCGCTGCCGGAGGCATTCTGGCAAAACGTAATGGCGACGCCGTGGCGCTACGATCTGTTTACGCTGCTGCGCCGCGTCGATGCGCGTGGCGGTGAGCGTTACCCGCTGGGTCGCGCGCCGCTGCCGCGTTTTGAGCCGTTGCGCATTGGTCAAACCCCCTCACTTGGCTTTGCGCCATCGACGCTGTCAAGCGTGCGCCAACGCGAAAACTCGTCGCTGTATGACGTCTCGATTCTCAGTTTTGGCCTGTTTGGCCCCAACGGCCCGCTGCCGGTTCACCTGACTGAATACGCCAGCGAACGTATCGCGCACCACCAGGATGACAGCCTGAGCGCCTTCGCCGATCTTTTTCATCACCGCCTGGCGCTGCTGTTTTACCGCGCCTGGGCCGATGCGCAACCGACTGTTTCGCTGGATCGCCAGGATAACAAACGTTTTGAGCAGTACATCGCCTCGCTGATCGGCATGGGGCAGCCAGGACAACTGGAAAAAGGCAGCTTAAGCCCGCACGCCCGCTTTGCCCTTGCCGGGCATCTGACCCGCAACGGGCGCGACCCGGAAGGGCTGGCGAAGATCCTGCGCATCTATTTCAACGTGCCGGTCACCATTGTCGAAAACGTGCCGCAGTGGATGCCGCTCAGTGAACGTGAACGCGCGCGCTTACAGGGCGGGCGACACGCGCCGCGCCTCGGGCAATCGGCGTTTCTTGGCGAAGCTGTACGCGATGTGTGCCATAAGTTTCGCATCGAAATTGGCCCGCTTAACGTCGATACCTACCGGCGCTTTATGCCGGGTGAACAGTGGGTTACCGCGCTACGCGACTGGGTGCGCCAGTATCTGGGCATTGAGTACCAGTGGGCGGTGAAAGTGATTTTGCGCAGTGAAGATGTCGCTGGTGCCACGCTTGGTGGAGCCGGGCGTCTGGGTTACAGCGCCTGGCTTGGTACACAGCCCAGGCCACAGGCGCGAGGAGATTTGGTTTTCAGCCCGGAGGGGTAACCTCCGTTGTTAGTTTCCTGGTCTGACGTACGCACACATCCTGCATGTCGTATCGCGCGACGAGCTGGCTTGTAAGGATGACTGCACACTAATTATGAATAATGGATGAACTCATGTCAGAAATCAGCCGCGCCGTTCTGTTCGGCAAACTCGATACGCTGTTATTTACCTCGCTGGAAAGCGCCACCGCCTTTTGCAAGCTGCGTGGCAACCCGTATGTGGAGCTGGTTCACTGGCTGCATCAACTGATGCAACAGACGGACGGCGATCTGCAACAGGTTATTCGCCACTTTTCGCTGGATGAAGAGGCGCTGACGCGCGATATCGTCGCGGCGCTGGACAAACTGCCGCGCGGCGCAAGTTCGGTTTCCGACTTGTCAGAACACATTGATACCGCCGTTGAACGCGCGTGGGTATATGGCTCGTTAAAATATGGCGTGACGCGCATTCGTGGCGGCCATCTGCTGGCCGGGATCCTGAAAACCTGGAGTCTGGCGAACGTGCTGAAAGGCATTTCGCCGCAGTTTGAGCGTATCAGCGCCGATGCGTTGCTGGATAACTTCGACGCCATTTTCGCTAACAGCAAAGAGAGCCAGCAGGTCACCGTGGCGCTGAACGATGACGCAGGCGCAGGCGTACCGCAGCAACAGGGCACGCTGGCGCAGTATGGTCAGGATCTGACCGCCCGGGCGCGCGACGGCAAAATCGACCCGGTAGTGGGGCGCGATGAAGAGATCCGCCAGATGGTCGATATCCTGATGCGTCGCCGCCAGAACAACCCGTTGCTGACCGGTGAAGCGGGCGTCGGTAAAACGGCGGTCGTGGAAGGGCTGGCGCTGCGCATTGCCGCAGGTGATGTGCCGGAGCCGCTGGTGGATGTGCAACTGTGGCTGCTTGATATTGGCATGTTGCAGGCGGGCGCGGGAATGAAGGGCGAATTTGAAGC is a window of Enterobacter sp. R4-368 DNA encoding:
- the tssG gene encoding type VI secretion system baseplate subunit TssG; this encodes MTETLSSAPVITRASALPEAFWQNVMATPWRYDLFTLLRRVDARGGERYPLGRAPLPRFEPLRIGQTPSLGFAPSTLSSVRQRENSSLYDVSILSFGLFGPNGPLPVHLTEYASERIAHHQDDSLSAFADLFHHRLALLFYRAWADAQPTVSLDRQDNKRFEQYIASLIGMGQPGQLEKGSLSPHARFALAGHLTRNGRDPEGLAKILRIYFNVPVTIVENVPQWMPLSERERARLQGGRHAPRLGQSAFLGEAVRDVCHKFRIEIGPLNVDTYRRFMPGEQWVTALRDWVRQYLGIEYQWAVKVILRSEDVAGATLGGAGRLGYSAWLGTQPRPQARGDLVFSPEG